A genomic region of Cotesia glomerata isolate CgM1 linkage group LG9, MPM_Cglom_v2.3, whole genome shotgun sequence contains the following coding sequences:
- the LOC123271626 gene encoding uncharacterized protein LOC123271626: MCKYVAKKSEVFTKENIEKFLNEAPDNKYLATKVCLIFGISGALRRSEFMNMKLEDVKKIDENILFIKVPITKNNQPRSFTINGIYHDYAKEYMDARPQTCKTDRFFLNYQNGPCTCQPIGINKFGSMPRTIAEFLKLENAKKYTGHSFRRTSATLLADAGGDMTVMKRHGGWKSSTVVEGYIADSVNNKKRTHSMITDGIVLNKKTNTVGSTPPSTKPSPVITNITVLNKSTDSDVSTKKNFTKISNVLPV, encoded by the exons ATGTGTAAATACGTTGCTAAAAAATCTGAAgtttttacaaaagaaaatatcgaaaaatttctaaatgaagcccctgataataaatatcttgctacaaag gtttgtttaatatttggaATTTCTGGTGCTTTAAGAAGAAGTGAATTCATGAACATGAAACTGGAAGATGTCAAAA aaattgatgagaacattttatttattaaagttccgataacaaaaaataatcagccaAGATCATTTACCATTAATGGTATATATCACGACTACGCAAAAGAATATATGGATGCTAGGCCCCAAACCTGTAAAAcagatagattttttttgaattaccaAAATGGTCCCTGTACTTGTCAGCCCATAGGAATTAACAAGTTTGGTTCAATGCCTAGAACCAttgctgaatttttaaaattagaaaatgcaAAGAAATACACAGGACATAGTTTCCGTCGAACATCTGCCACATTGTTAGCTGATGCTGGAGGTGATATGACAGTGATGAAGAGACATGGTGGTTGGAAGTCATCAACAGTAGTTGAAGGTTATATTGCCGATTCCGTTAACAACAAAAAACGTACTCATTCTATGATCACCGATGGAAttgttttgaataaaaaaacaaatactgttGGATCCACTCCTCCATCTACTAAACCATCTCCTGTAATTACAAACATTACcgttttgaataaatcaaccgattcaGATGTttcgacgaaaaaaaattttacaaaaatttcaaatgttttaccagtataa
- the LOC123271641 gene encoding uncharacterized protein LOC123271641, producing the protein MNVNARPFFRQGRLYEFIGCVREIFGYREFLYTDHFSFGIYDDVGHSHVIMVVDVNHDLRHSIDINQVVKVSEVCLYGRSFDVSQDYSPFEFRVFSFAGFNPTHLFYNSRSRTMERRVVEAEMDVDD; encoded by the exons ATGAATGTAAACGCTAGACCATTTTTCCGGCAAGGCCGACTTTATGA attcaTCGGATGTGTGCGCGAAATATTCGGCTACCGTGAATTTTTATACACTGATCACTTTTCTTTCGGCATCTATGATGACGTGGGTCATTCTCACGTCATCATGGTAGTTGACGTCAATCACGACCTGCGACATTCAATCGATATTAATcag gttGTCAAGGTGTCAGAAGTTTGTCTGTATGGACGATCTTTCGACGTCAGTCAGGACTACTCGCCATTTGAATTTCGCGTGTTTAGTTTTGCCGGCTTCAATCCCACGCATTTATTCTATAATTCAAGAAGCAGGACAATGGAGAGACGAGTAGTCGAGGCTGAAATGGACGTCGATGACTAA